A part of Pseudomonas lutea genomic DNA contains:
- a CDS encoding phosphatase PAP2 family protein: MSSALERPASPPINPWIYLGIPAVTAIVLVLLELTSLDMDIAKLAYDPAAGEFIGRHSFFLEDVLHDRAKEAVIAIGVLSFVSFIASFFFSVLKPWKRELGCMVLSMVLSTSFVTPVKVVTSVQCPWSLKEFGGQETYSELLSPRPQTDKPGRCWPGGHAATGFTLFALFFVFRDRKPRLAKAGLIFAAGLGTVFSIGRMLQGAHFFSHNIWTAVFCWLLCLGAYYAVLYRPAKKKDLAVSGEVVSG, encoded by the coding sequence ATGTCATCCGCACTCGAACGGCCTGCCTCACCACCGATCAATCCCTGGATTTACCTGGGCATCCCGGCCGTGACGGCGATCGTCCTGGTGCTGCTGGAATTGACGTCCCTGGACATGGACATTGCCAAGCTGGCCTATGACCCGGCGGCGGGCGAGTTCATCGGCAGGCACAGCTTTTTCCTCGAAGACGTTCTGCACGACCGCGCTAAAGAAGCGGTGATCGCCATCGGCGTGTTGTCCTTCGTCAGTTTTATTGCATCGTTCTTCTTCAGCGTGCTGAAACCCTGGAAACGCGAACTCGGCTGCATGGTGCTGTCCATGGTGTTGTCGACCAGCTTCGTCACGCCGGTCAAAGTCGTGACGTCGGTGCAGTGCCCATGGAGCCTGAAAGAATTCGGCGGTCAGGAAACCTACAGCGAATTGCTCAGCCCCCGCCCTCAAACCGACAAACCCGGACGCTGCTGGCCCGGAGGTCACGCCGCCACCGGCTTCACGTTATTCGCTCTGTTTTTCGTATTCCGCGACCGCAAGCCGCGTCTCGCCAAAGCCGGACTGATCTTCGCGGCGGGGCTGGGCACCGTGTTTTCCATCGGCCGCATGCTGCAGGGCGCCCACTTCTTCTCCCACAACATCTGGACGGCAGTGTTTTGCTGGCTGCTTTGTCTGGGGGCGTATTACGCCGTGCTGTACCGACCGGCAAAGAAGAAGGACCTGGCGGTGAGTGGGGAAGTGGTTTCGGGGTAA
- the groL gene encoding chaperonin GroEL (60 kDa chaperone family; promotes refolding of misfolded polypeptides especially under stressful conditions; forms two stacked rings of heptamers to form a barrel-shaped 14mer; ends can be capped by GroES; misfolded proteins enter the barrel where they are refolded when GroES binds), translating into MAAKEVKFGDAGRKKMLAGVNVLADAVKATLGPKGRNVIIEKSFGAPLITKDGVSVAKEIELKDRFENMGAQLVKDVASRANDDAGDGTTTATVLAQAIVNEGLKAVAAGMNPMDLKRGIDKATIAIVAELKKLSKPCTDSKAIAQVGTISANSDNSIGDIIAEAMDRVTKDGVITVEEGSGLENELSVVEGMQFDRGYLSPYFINKPDTMVAELDSPLLLLVDKKISNIREMLPVLEAVAKAGRPLLIVAEDVEGEALATLVVNNMRGIVKVAAVKAPGFGDRRKAMLQDIAVLTGGTVISEEIGLSLETATLEHLGNAKRVVLNKENTTIIDGAGVRADIDGRIAQIRQQIGDTSSDYDKEKLQERLAKLSGGVAVIKVGAGSEVEMKEKKARVEDALHATRAAVEEGVVPGGGVALVRSLQAISELRGDNADQNVGIALLRRAVEAPLRQIVANSGDEPSVVVDKVKQGTGNYGYNAASGEYGDMIEMGILDPAKVTRSALQAASSIASLMITTEAMIADVAEDKPAGGGMPDMGGMGGMGGMM; encoded by the coding sequence ATCGAAAAAAGCTTCGGCGCTCCGCTGATCACCAAAGACGGTGTGTCGGTTGCCAAAGAAATCGAGCTGAAAGACCGTTTCGAAAACATGGGCGCGCAGCTGGTCAAAGACGTTGCTTCCCGTGCCAACGATGACGCAGGCGACGGCACCACCACCGCTACCGTTCTGGCTCAGGCTATCGTCAACGAAGGCCTGAAAGCCGTCGCTGCCGGCATGAACCCGATGGACCTCAAGCGCGGTATCGACAAGGCAACCATCGCCATTGTTGCCGAGCTGAAGAAGCTGTCCAAGCCTTGCACCGACTCCAAGGCAATTGCCCAGGTGGGTACCATCTCGGCCAACTCCGACAACTCCATCGGCGACATCATTGCTGAAGCAATGGACCGCGTAACCAAAGACGGCGTTATCACCGTTGAAGAAGGTTCGGGTCTGGAAAACGAACTGTCGGTTGTTGAAGGCATGCAGTTCGACCGTGGTTACCTGTCTCCGTACTTCATCAACAAGCCGGACACCATGGTTGCCGAGCTGGACAGCCCGCTGCTGCTGTTGGTTGACAAGAAAATCTCCAACATCCGCGAAATGCTGCCAGTCCTGGAAGCTGTTGCAAAAGCCGGCCGTCCTCTGCTGATCGTTGCCGAAGACGTTGAAGGCGAAGCCCTGGCGACGCTGGTCGTGAACAACATGCGCGGCATCGTTAAAGTTGCAGCGGTCAAGGCCCCTGGCTTCGGCGACCGTCGCAAGGCCATGCTGCAGGACATCGCTGTCCTGACTGGCGGTACCGTTATCTCCGAAGAGATCGGCCTGAGCCTGGAAACCGCGACCCTGGAACACCTGGGTAACGCCAAGCGCGTTGTGCTGAACAAAGAAAACACCACGATCATCGACGGTGCTGGCGTTCGTGCCGACATCGACGGTCGCATCGCGCAGATCCGTCAGCAGATCGGCGACACCTCGTCGGACTACGACAAAGAGAAGCTGCAAGAGCGTCTGGCCAAGCTGTCGGGCGGCGTTGCAGTGATCAAGGTCGGCGCTGGTTCCGAAGTTGAAATGAAAGAGAAGAAAGCCCGCGTTGAAGACGCCCTGCACGCTACCCGTGCAGCCGTCGAAGAAGGCGTGGTGCCTGGCGGTGGTGTTGCTCTGGTTCGTTCGCTGCAGGCGATCTCCGAACTGCGTGGCGACAACGCTGACCAGAACGTCGGTATCGCTCTGCTGCGTCGTGCGGTTGAAGCGCCACTGCGTCAGATCGTGGCCAACTCGGGCGACGAGCCTAGTGTTGTGGTCGACAAGGTCAAGCAGGGCACCGGTAACTACGGCTACAACGCTGCGAGCGGCGAATACGGCGACATGATCGAGATGGGTATTCTGGACCCGGCGAAGGTGACCCGTTCTGCTCTGCAGGCGGCGTCTTCCATTGCCAGCTTGATGATCACCACTGAAGCGATGATTGCTGACGTGGCAGAAGACAAGCCAGCCGGTGGCGGCATGCCTGACATGGGCGGCATGGGTGGCATGGGCGGCATGATGTAA